The Catenulispora sp. GP43 genome has a window encoding:
- a CDS encoding LacI family DNA-binding transcriptional regulator: MDGARSVPNGAGPAPRLKDVAEAAGVSVKTVSNVVNGTVHVAAATREKVQAAIDALGYHPNVAARKLRTGRSGVIALAFPELPSPYFAELAVEVIAAARRHGVTVLMDDTAGDPRAELRIASGLGDPMIDGVILSPLGLDQHELAARERQIPLVLLGEADLGLVCDHVHIDNVAAAREAVAHLIAAGRRRVAAIGWQDPSPRATAQQRMAGYRQALAEAGLPAEPALCPPVRAYFRPDGAAAMRRLLKLPERPDAVFCFNDLMALGALRAIHEAGLRVPHDIALVGFDDVEEAEYAIPSLTTVAPDKTGIAEAAVDALLQRIADGYGEPGRLIQPGHRLVVRESSGELRE; encoded by the coding sequence ATGGATGGGGCGAGGAGTGTCCCGAACGGCGCCGGACCCGCGCCGCGGCTGAAGGACGTCGCCGAGGCCGCCGGCGTCTCGGTGAAGACGGTGTCCAACGTGGTCAACGGCACGGTGCACGTGGCCGCCGCGACCCGGGAGAAGGTGCAGGCCGCGATCGACGCGCTGGGCTACCACCCCAACGTGGCGGCCCGCAAACTGCGCACCGGCCGCAGCGGGGTGATAGCGCTGGCCTTCCCCGAGCTGCCCTCCCCGTACTTCGCGGAGCTGGCGGTCGAGGTGATCGCCGCGGCCCGCCGGCACGGCGTCACGGTCCTGATGGACGACACCGCCGGCGACCCGCGCGCCGAGCTGCGCATCGCCAGCGGCCTGGGCGACCCGATGATCGACGGCGTGATCCTCAGCCCGCTGGGCCTGGACCAGCACGAACTGGCCGCGCGCGAGCGCCAGATCCCGCTGGTCCTGCTCGGCGAGGCCGACCTGGGCCTGGTCTGCGACCACGTGCACATCGACAACGTGGCCGCCGCGCGCGAGGCGGTGGCGCATCTGATAGCCGCCGGGCGGCGCCGCGTCGCCGCGATCGGCTGGCAGGACCCGAGCCCGCGCGCCACCGCCCAGCAGCGCATGGCCGGCTACCGCCAGGCCCTGGCCGAGGCCGGCCTGCCGGCCGAACCGGCGCTGTGCCCGCCGGTGCGCGCCTACTTCCGGCCCGACGGCGCGGCCGCCATGCGCCGGCTGCTGAAGCTGCCCGAGCGGCCCGACGCGGTGTTCTGCTTCAACGACCTGATGGCCCTGGGGGCGCTGCGCGCGATCCACGAGGCCGGGCTGCGGGTGCCGCACGACATCGCGCTGGTCGGCTTCGACGATGTCGAGGAGGCCGAGTACGCGATCCCGTCGCTGACGACGGTGGCGCCGGACAAGACCGGCATCGCCGAGGCCGCGGTGGACGCGCTGCTGCAGCGGATCGCGGACGGGTACGGCGAGCCCGGGCGGCTGATTCAGCCGGGGCACCGGTTGGTGGTTCGGGAGAGCAGCGGGGAGCTGCGGGAGTAG
- a CDS encoding aldose epimerase family protein encodes MRSSALRPFGTLPDGTAVDSWHLTDSSGLQATILSYGATLQELTTPDRDGEPANVVLGFDDISDYLERAAYFGCVVGRYANRIAGGTFTLDGREIRLPLNDGPRPNTLHGGTPGFGARQWSAPDGVTETDGGTALTLTRVSPDGEEGFPGEVTVSVRYTLAAGRLTLDYRAETTAPTVLNLSNHARFNLAGEGVGHVLDHELTVAADGFLPVDEALIPLDGAAPVAGTPFDFRTPAPVGARLADPHPQLQAAGGYDHCFVLRGGRTTRPRPVATLHDPASGRVMRIATTEPGLQLYLSGELDGSLTGLGGRPYEQYGGIVLETQHFPDSPHRPDYPSTVLLPGRVFTSTTVYELGCLPPRGADSRADSRAE; translated from the coding sequence TTGCGATCTTCAGCCCTCCGACCTTTCGGCACCCTGCCCGACGGCACCGCGGTCGACAGCTGGCATCTGACCGACTCCTCCGGACTCCAGGCCACGATCCTGTCCTACGGCGCCACCCTGCAGGAACTCACGACGCCGGATCGTGACGGCGAACCGGCGAACGTCGTCCTCGGCTTCGACGACATCTCCGACTATCTGGAACGCGCCGCCTACTTCGGCTGTGTCGTCGGACGCTACGCCAACCGCATCGCCGGCGGCACGTTCACCCTCGACGGCCGCGAGATCCGCCTCCCGCTCAACGACGGCCCGCGCCCCAACACCCTGCACGGCGGCACCCCCGGCTTCGGCGCGCGCCAGTGGAGCGCGCCCGACGGCGTCACCGAGACGGACGGCGGCACCGCGCTCACCCTCACCCGTGTGAGCCCCGACGGGGAGGAGGGCTTCCCCGGCGAGGTGACCGTCAGCGTCCGCTACACCCTGGCGGCCGGCCGCCTCACCCTGGACTACCGCGCCGAGACGACCGCCCCCACCGTCCTGAACCTGTCCAACCACGCCCGCTTCAACCTCGCCGGCGAAGGCGTCGGACACGTCCTGGACCACGAACTCACCGTCGCCGCCGACGGCTTCCTGCCGGTCGACGAGGCCCTGATCCCGCTCGACGGAGCCGCCCCGGTCGCCGGCACGCCCTTCGACTTCCGCACCCCGGCGCCGGTCGGCGCGCGCCTGGCCGACCCGCACCCGCAACTCCAGGCCGCCGGCGGATACGACCACTGCTTCGTGCTGCGCGGCGGACGCACGACCCGGCCGCGTCCGGTCGCCACCCTGCACGATCCCGCCAGCGGCCGCGTCATGCGCATCGCGACGACCGAGCCGGGCCTTCAGCTCTACCTCTCCGGCGAACTCGACGGCAGCCTGACCGGGTTGGGCGGGCGGCCCTATGAGCAGTACGGCGGCATCGTGCTGGAGACGCAGCACTTCCCCGACTCGCCGCACCGTCCCGACTACCCCTCGACCGTGTTGCTGCCGGGGCGGGTGTTCACCTCGACGACGGTGTACGAGTTGGGCTGTCTGCCGCCTCGCGGCGCGGACTCACGGGCGGACTCACGCGCGGAATAA
- a CDS encoding type B 50S ribosomal protein L31, whose amino-acid sequence MKPGIHPEYRPVVFRDQAAGYAFLSRSTAESAQTVQWEDGRTYPVIDVEVSSASHPFYTGNSRVVDTAGRVERFNRRYQRRSSAD is encoded by the coding sequence ATGAAGCCCGGAATCCACCCCGAATACCGCCCGGTCGTCTTCCGCGACCAGGCTGCCGGTTACGCCTTCCTGTCCCGGTCCACCGCTGAGAGCGCGCAGACCGTCCAGTGGGAGGACGGCCGCACCTACCCGGTCATCGACGTCGAGGTCTCCTCGGCCAGCCACCCCTTCTACACCGGCAACAGCCGCGTCGTGGACACCGCCGGACGCGTCGAGCGTTTCAACCGGCGCTACCAGCGGCGGAGCAGCGCGGACTGA
- a CDS encoding GNAT family N-acetyltransferase, with protein MTAELTHRWSEGWSVSRGTAAPVVTPWGLRIEVGAANQLRRHVLLDPSQDAVRELAATIDEPLTWIKSHVEPSELAPWLPPGWTEDDPGWLMAADVAPAAVVLPDGYTLSSEAKEGVTYVRIHTFDGDLAARGQYGYVGDHGTVDQIVTEPAHRRRGLGSVVMNALANAADELGASTSVLGATVEGRALYESLGWKVHAPLAGFIYRR; from the coding sequence ATGACCGCCGAGCTGACGCATCGCTGGTCCGAGGGCTGGAGCGTGTCGCGGGGCACCGCGGCTCCGGTCGTCACGCCGTGGGGGCTGCGGATCGAGGTGGGTGCGGCGAACCAACTGCGCCGCCATGTGCTGCTGGATCCGAGCCAGGACGCGGTGCGGGAGCTGGCGGCGACCATCGACGAGCCGCTGACCTGGATCAAGAGCCATGTGGAGCCCTCCGAACTGGCGCCGTGGCTGCCCCCGGGCTGGACCGAGGACGACCCGGGCTGGCTGATGGCGGCCGACGTGGCGCCGGCGGCCGTCGTGCTGCCAGATGGGTACACGCTGAGCTCGGAGGCCAAGGAGGGCGTGACCTACGTGCGGATCCACACCTTCGACGGCGACCTCGCCGCGCGCGGCCAGTACGGCTACGTCGGGGACCACGGGACCGTGGACCAGATCGTGACCGAGCCCGCGCACCGGCGCCGCGGGCTGGGCTCGGTGGTGATGAACGCGCTGGCCAACGCGGCGGACGAGCTGGGCGCCTCGACGAGCGTGCTCGGCGCGACCGTCGAGGGCCGGGCGCTGTACGAGTCGCTGGGGTGGAAGGTGCACGCGCCGTTGGCGGGGTTCATCTACCGGCGGTAG
- a CDS encoding cation diffusion facilitator family transporter, producing MSEHLHDHDHDGGHAGGRGTVEHGAVEHGHSGHGHAGHSHGVAVDADRRWLLTGLGLILGFMAVEIVIGLVAHSLALISDAAHMLTDAGSILLALFAMRLAARPARGGYTFGLKRAEILSAQANGVTLLVLSAVLAFEAVRRLLNPPEVTGGLVLATALVGVVVNIAAAWSISKANRTSLNVEGAFQHILTDLYGFIATAIAGLVVVLTGYGRADAIATLVVVALMLKAGLGLVTAAGRIFLEAAPAGIDPDAVGDQLAAVEQVIEVHDLHIWEITSGQAALSAHVLVVPGGDCHKVRRVMQRKLLAEHGISHATLQVDHLGEDEGEAEVLQISHTVPEKDSGHCEDSHGPVHRTGPHDH from the coding sequence GTGTCTGAGCATCTCCACGATCACGACCACGACGGCGGCCACGCCGGCGGCCGGGGCACGGTCGAGCACGGTGCGGTCGAGCACGGCCACTCCGGCCACGGCCACGCCGGGCACAGCCACGGCGTGGCCGTGGACGCCGACCGCCGCTGGCTGCTGACCGGCCTGGGCCTGATCCTCGGCTTCATGGCGGTCGAGATCGTGATCGGGCTGGTCGCGCACTCGCTGGCGCTGATCTCCGACGCCGCGCACATGCTCACCGACGCCGGCTCGATCCTGCTGGCGCTGTTCGCGATGCGCCTGGCGGCCCGTCCGGCGCGCGGGGGCTACACGTTCGGCCTGAAGCGTGCCGAGATCCTATCGGCGCAGGCCAACGGCGTGACACTCCTGGTGCTCTCGGCGGTGCTGGCCTTCGAGGCGGTCCGCCGGCTGCTCAACCCGCCGGAGGTGACCGGCGGCCTGGTCCTGGCCACGGCACTGGTCGGGGTGGTGGTGAACATCGCCGCGGCCTGGTCGATCTCCAAGGCGAACCGCACGTCGCTGAACGTCGAGGGCGCCTTCCAGCACATCCTGACCGACCTGTACGGCTTCATCGCCACCGCGATCGCCGGCCTGGTGGTGGTCCTGACCGGCTACGGCCGCGCCGACGCGATCGCCACCCTGGTGGTCGTGGCGCTGATGCTCAAGGCCGGCCTGGGCCTGGTGACCGCCGCGGGCCGCATCTTCCTGGAAGCGGCGCCGGCCGGCATCGACCCGGACGCCGTCGGCGACCAGCTGGCTGCCGTCGAGCAGGTGATAGAGGTCCACGACCTGCACATCTGGGAGATCACCTCGGGCCAGGCGGCGCTGAGCGCGCACGTGTTGGTCGTCCCCGGCGGCGACTGCCACAAGGTGCGGCGCGTGATGCAGCGGAAGCTGCTCGCCGAGCACGGCATCAGCCACGCGACCTTGCAGGTCGACCACCTCGGCGAGGACGAGGGCGAGGCCGAGGTGCTGCAGATCTCGCACACGGTGCCGGAGAAGGATTCGGGACACTGCGAGGACAGTCACGGGCCGGTACATCGGACCGGGCCGCACGATCACTGA
- a CDS encoding thioredoxin family protein, which translates to MDPTGVLAAAGALAAASAFGLWRKRTDGTVRTLAAEQPTAEHLTAADLGIDLDPRATLVQFSSKVCQYCGPTRRILSELAEHHSVAYLDIDAEERLDLARRLTVLRTPTVLLLDGAGRITHRVSGPPRRGELATAVGELVDAGDGAPG; encoded by the coding sequence ATGGATCCCACGGGAGTGCTCGCGGCAGCCGGCGCGCTGGCCGCCGCCTCGGCCTTCGGACTGTGGCGCAAGCGCACGGACGGCACGGTGCGCACCCTCGCGGCCGAACAGCCGACCGCGGAGCACCTGACGGCCGCCGATCTGGGCATCGACCTCGACCCGCGGGCCACCCTGGTCCAGTTCTCCTCGAAGGTCTGCCAGTACTGCGGCCCGACCCGCCGCATCCTCAGCGAACTCGCCGAACACCACAGCGTGGCGTACCTGGACATCGACGCCGAGGAACGCCTCGACCTGGCACGGCGGCTGACGGTGCTGCGCACGCCGACGGTGCTGCTGCTCGACGGGGCCGGGCGCATAACGCACCGGGTGTCCGGGCCGCCTCGGCGGGGCGAGCTCGCGACGGCGGTCGGGGAGCTGGTCGACGCCGGTGATGGGGCGCCCGGGTAG
- a CDS encoding DUF4395 domain-containing protein — protein MTNSQVTSPAAARGIDVRAPRFGATLTTVVLLVVLATGSGWLLAAQALVFAIGAFAGLRRAPYGLLFARVVRPRLGPPTAFEDEAPPRFAQGVGLVFAAVGAVGYLAGVPVLGVTATALALAAAFLNAAFGFCLGCEMYLVLARVRRA, from the coding sequence ATGACGAACTCGCAGGTCACCTCGCCCGCGGCGGCCCGGGGCATCGACGTGCGCGCGCCGCGTTTCGGCGCGACGCTGACCACCGTCGTGCTCCTGGTGGTGCTCGCGACCGGCAGCGGCTGGCTGCTGGCGGCCCAGGCGCTCGTCTTCGCGATCGGGGCGTTCGCCGGGCTGCGGCGTGCCCCCTACGGCCTGCTGTTCGCGCGGGTGGTCCGGCCGCGTCTCGGGCCGCCGACGGCGTTCGAGGACGAGGCGCCGCCCCGGTTCGCGCAGGGCGTGGGCCTGGTGTTCGCGGCGGTCGGGGCGGTCGGCTACCTGGCCGGGGTGCCGGTGCTGGGTGTGACGGCCACCGCGCTGGCGTTGGCCGCGGCGTTCCTCAACGCGGCGTTCGGGTTCTGCCTCGGCTGCGAGATGTACCTGGTGCTGGCCCGGGTGCGCCGCGCCTGA
- a CDS encoding TetR/AcrR family transcriptional regulator: MAEQDRTRVPRGEARDRIVAAATDLFARQGYEATTTRQIVEAAQVTKGALYHWFSSKEELLTSIYRELLAEQTTRLETIAAGESPADVRLHRAVTDLFAHMDDHAEALTVWARSMHLVAGEHAAAVRAERRRYQHLFQDLVEEGQKTGVFRADVGASVITNTFLSSVVQIHRWFRAEGPLTRRELGTQMVSLFLDGVRVG; the protein is encoded by the coding sequence ATGGCGGAGCAGGATCGGACGAGGGTGCCCCGCGGCGAGGCCAGGGACCGGATCGTCGCCGCGGCCACGGACTTGTTCGCCCGGCAGGGATACGAGGCCACGACCACGCGCCAGATCGTGGAGGCCGCGCAGGTCACCAAGGGCGCGCTGTACCACTGGTTCAGTTCCAAGGAGGAACTGCTCACCAGCATCTACCGCGAACTGCTCGCTGAACAGACCACCCGCCTGGAGACCATCGCCGCAGGTGAGAGCCCGGCCGACGTCCGGCTGCACCGCGCGGTGACCGACCTGTTCGCGCACATGGACGACCACGCCGAGGCGCTGACGGTGTGGGCGCGCTCGATGCACCTGGTGGCCGGCGAGCACGCCGCCGCGGTGCGCGCCGAGCGGCGCCGGTACCAGCACCTGTTCCAGGACCTGGTCGAGGAGGGGCAGAAGACCGGGGTGTTCCGCGCGGACGTGGGGGCCAGCGTCATCACGAACACGTTCTTGAGCAGCGTGGTGCAGATCCACCGGTGGTTCCGGGCCGAGGGGCCGCTGACGCGGCGGGAGCTGGGGACGCAGATGGTGTCGCTGTTCCTGGACGGGGTGCGGGTCGGGTAG
- a CDS encoding long-chain fatty acid--CoA ligase, producing MSFNLATILRESRYASPGKPLCHSQDRTLSYEQVDEASGRVAAALLALGLQRGDRVAVQLPNLPEFLLCYFGILKAGLIMVPLNPLLKGREIAYHLEDSGSRILVAFSLLAAEAVAGAEQAGGTEVYVVTLPGYDQVPEGTKPFTDLLAADDTGDIVPTNADDTAVVLYTSGTTGKPKGAELTHFQLYMNCSVSGDLFGIRPDDTIVAVLPLFHVFGLSSVLNVVVRFAGTMALVPRFEIEPVLDAMEKHRCTIFSGVPTMYFALLHADTSGRDLSALRVGCSGGAAIPGEVIRAFEEKFPGVVILEGYGLSESASTTTFNISAEQRKVGSIGKPVWGVQTRVVDDADRTLPPGPGNVGEIVIRGHNMMKGYWNNPEATAEVFRDGWFHTGDLGYADEDGYLYIVDRKKDLVIRGGFNVYPREVEEVLYAHPAIAEAAVIGRADERLGEEVVAYVALKAGAHADEQEVISFCRERMAPYKYPREVKFLSALPVGPTGKILKKELRT from the coding sequence ATGAGCTTCAACCTCGCGACGATCCTCCGCGAGTCGCGGTACGCCTCTCCGGGCAAGCCGCTGTGCCACAGCCAGGACCGGACACTCAGCTACGAACAGGTCGACGAGGCCTCGGGACGGGTGGCCGCCGCGCTGCTCGCCCTCGGCCTTCAGCGCGGCGACCGGGTCGCGGTGCAGCTGCCGAACCTGCCGGAGTTCCTGCTCTGCTACTTCGGGATCCTCAAGGCCGGGCTGATCATGGTCCCGCTGAACCCGCTGCTGAAGGGCCGCGAGATCGCCTATCACCTGGAGGATTCCGGCTCCAGGATCCTGGTGGCCTTCAGCCTGCTGGCCGCCGAGGCGGTCGCGGGCGCCGAGCAGGCCGGCGGGACCGAGGTCTACGTCGTGACGCTGCCCGGGTACGACCAGGTCCCGGAGGGCACCAAGCCCTTCACCGACCTGCTGGCCGCCGACGACACCGGCGACATCGTCCCGACCAACGCCGACGACACCGCCGTGGTCCTGTACACCAGCGGCACCACCGGCAAGCCCAAGGGCGCCGAGCTGACCCACTTCCAGCTCTACATGAACTGCTCGGTCTCCGGCGACCTGTTCGGCATCCGGCCGGACGACACGATCGTGGCGGTCCTGCCGCTGTTCCACGTGTTCGGGCTCTCCAGCGTCCTGAACGTCGTGGTCCGCTTCGCCGGCACGATGGCGCTGGTGCCGCGCTTCGAGATCGAACCGGTGCTGGACGCGATGGAGAAGCACCGTTGCACGATCTTCTCCGGCGTCCCGACGATGTACTTCGCGCTGCTGCACGCCGACACCTCCGGCCGGGACCTGTCCGCGCTGCGCGTCGGCTGCTCCGGCGGCGCCGCGATCCCGGGCGAGGTGATCCGGGCCTTCGAGGAGAAGTTCCCCGGCGTGGTGATCCTGGAGGGCTACGGCCTGTCGGAGTCGGCGAGCACCACGACCTTCAACATCAGCGCCGAGCAGCGCAAGGTCGGCTCCATCGGCAAGCCGGTGTGGGGCGTGCAGACCCGGGTGGTCGACGACGCGGACCGGACGCTGCCGCCCGGGCCCGGCAACGTCGGCGAGATCGTCATCCGCGGCCACAACATGATGAAGGGCTACTGGAACAACCCCGAGGCCACGGCCGAGGTGTTCCGCGACGGCTGGTTCCACACCGGCGACCTCGGCTACGCCGACGAGGACGGCTACCTCTACATCGTGGACCGCAAGAAGGACCTGGTCATCCGCGGCGGGTTCAACGTCTACCCGCGGGAGGTCGAGGAGGTCCTCTACGCCCATCCGGCGATCGCCGAGGCCGCGGTGATCGGGCGCGCCGACGAGCGGCTGGGGGAGGAGGTGGTGGCGTACGTCGCGCTCAAGGCCGGAGCGCACGCCGACGAGCAGGAAGTCATCTCGTTCTGCCGAGAGCGGATGGCGCCGTACAAGTACCCGCGTGAAGTGAAGTTTCTCAGTGCCCTGCCAGTGGGGCCGACCGGCAAGATCCTCAAGAAGGAGTTGCGGACGTGA
- a CDS encoding MFS transporter translates to MSSSSIAVDAGPGVLTRFWRRDLAAYPESARRYAYLAIVVLTTIVLYYLLYIQYAVATSIITRYHMTFTYFVWMSVIGNAVGAGSSLLAGLADRWGRANLVVYGLLLAGVLVLILPSTSTKGAFLALFAVLFFVEGIILVATPALIRDFSPQLGRATAMGFWAIGPVVGSLVVTTVTSHTLNSSTWQDELHYSGISSLIVFVVALFALRELSPRLRDQIMVSMRDRALVEARARGIDPEQELAGHWRQMLRPGIAGPAFAVSVYLLLYYALVGNLVIYFSAVYGYSEQRANAVANWYWAANAVSLVVAGLISDRLKVRKPLMMVGCAGTITTTAVFATLATHAHTGYYTFAVLFLIGGALAGVTYAPWMAAFTETVEDRNPAATATGLAVWGWILRIVVAVSAAFVPVVVTSVTPVVDHGAEVAAAQAEAGPALAIIAQHPAVFAELAKYPPNPAAIPPSVLAQAVTQVGMADLQTVQQAQPEIAILQAHGTEVAKAVKDGPHQWQTWWWVALAGQIVFLPFAAAMRGRWSPRKAREDAEAHEQAVARELAKLQEAPAQ, encoded by the coding sequence GTGAGTTCTTCGAGCATCGCAGTGGACGCCGGTCCCGGCGTCCTGACCCGCTTCTGGCGCCGAGATCTGGCCGCCTACCCGGAGTCCGCACGCCGCTACGCCTATCTGGCGATCGTCGTGCTGACCACGATCGTGCTGTACTACCTGCTCTACATCCAGTACGCGGTGGCCACGTCGATCATCACCCGCTACCACATGACGTTCACGTACTTCGTCTGGATGTCGGTGATCGGCAACGCCGTCGGCGCCGGCTCCTCGCTGCTGGCGGGCCTGGCCGACCGCTGGGGCCGGGCCAACCTGGTGGTCTACGGGCTGCTGCTGGCCGGCGTCCTGGTGCTGATCCTGCCCAGCACGTCCACCAAGGGCGCGTTCCTGGCGCTGTTCGCCGTGCTGTTCTTCGTCGAGGGCATCATCCTGGTCGCCACCCCGGCGCTGATCCGCGACTTCTCCCCGCAGCTGGGCCGGGCCACGGCGATGGGGTTCTGGGCGATCGGGCCGGTGGTCGGCTCCCTGGTGGTGACCACGGTCACCAGTCACACGCTGAACAGTTCGACCTGGCAGGACGAGCTGCACTACTCCGGGATCAGCTCCCTGATCGTCTTCGTCGTCGCGCTGTTCGCGCTGCGCGAGCTCTCGCCGCGGCTGCGGGACCAGATCATGGTCAGCATGCGCGACCGGGCGCTGGTCGAGGCGCGGGCCCGCGGCATCGACCCGGAGCAGGAACTGGCCGGGCACTGGCGGCAGATGCTGCGGCCGGGTATCGCCGGGCCGGCCTTCGCGGTCAGCGTGTACCTGCTGCTGTACTACGCGCTGGTCGGCAACCTGGTCATCTACTTCTCCGCGGTCTACGGCTACAGCGAGCAGCGGGCCAACGCGGTGGCGAACTGGTACTGGGCCGCCAACGCGGTCTCCCTGGTGGTGGCCGGGCTGATCTCGGACCGGCTCAAGGTCCGCAAACCCCTGATGATGGTCGGCTGCGCCGGCACCATCACCACCACCGCGGTCTTCGCCACGCTGGCCACCCACGCCCACACCGGCTACTACACCTTCGCGGTGCTGTTCCTGATCGGCGGCGCGCTGGCCGGCGTGACCTACGCGCCGTGGATGGCCGCGTTCACCGAGACCGTCGAGGACCGCAACCCGGCGGCCACCGCGACCGGGCTGGCGGTGTGGGGCTGGATCCTGCGCATCGTGGTCGCGGTCTCGGCGGCGTTCGTCCCGGTGGTGGTGACCTCGGTGACCCCGGTCGTGGACCACGGCGCCGAGGTGGCCGCCGCGCAGGCCGAGGCCGGGCCGGCGCTGGCGATCATCGCCCAGCACCCCGCGGTCTTCGCCGAGCTGGCCAAGTACCCGCCGAACCCGGCCGCGATCCCGCCGAGCGTGCTGGCCCAGGCCGTGACGCAGGTCGGCATGGCGGATCTGCAGACGGTCCAGCAGGCGCAGCCGGAGATCGCAATCCTTCAGGCGCACGGCACCGAGGTCGCCAAGGCGGTCAAGGACGGGCCGCACCAATGGCAGACCTGGTGGTGGGTGGCCCTGGCCGGACAGATCGTGTTCCTGCCGTTCGCGGCGGCCATGCGCGGCCGGTGGAGTCCGCGCAAGGCCCGTGAGGACGCCGAGGCGCACGAGCAGGCGGTCGCGCGGGAGCTGGCCAAGTTGCAGGAGGCCCCGGCGCAGTAG
- a CDS encoding phage tail sheath family protein: MPTYLSPGVYVEEVASGSRPIEGVGTSVAAFVGLAPRGALNAPTLVTNWSQYVAEFGEFTEGYYLAHSVYGFFNNGGTVCYVVRVGGTEGGLAGPGGGDGANGRAVSAGHRGVVSGSERAALTAGEPVALGGFKVGTVPGTTGRVSVEVTDVPAGEGDKGGEAADRFRLVVSVDDKVTETFDVSANKKAGRSYVTTQVRERSKFITVEEAGTGTLARPDNQTVQVPAGAPAGGAPAAEPAAPVSTGSYIGDSADRTGFGGLEAIDEITMVAVPDLMSAYLQGTISEEEVKAVQTALIGHCELMGDRVAIIDPLPNLNAQQIRAWRQTGAGYDSHYAAMYYPWIRVFDPAVGKSIAVPPSGHMAGVWARNDAERGVHKAPANEVVRGAVDLELQITKGEQDLLNPIGVNCIRAFPGRGIRVWGARTLSSDPAWRYLNVRRYFNYLEESILTGTQWVVFEPNDQALWARVRRNISAFLTNEWRGGALFGSRADDSFFVKCDEETNPPESVDVGRVICEIGIAPVKPAEFVVFRLAQISGGGSELEE; the protein is encoded by the coding sequence ATGCCGACATATCTGTCGCCGGGCGTCTACGTGGAAGAGGTCGCCAGCGGCTCGCGGCCCATCGAGGGCGTGGGCACCTCGGTCGCGGCCTTTGTCGGCCTCGCGCCGCGGGGTGCCCTGAACGCGCCGACGCTGGTCACCAACTGGTCCCAGTACGTCGCCGAGTTCGGCGAGTTCACCGAGGGCTACTACCTGGCGCACTCGGTGTACGGGTTCTTCAACAACGGCGGGACCGTCTGCTACGTGGTCCGGGTCGGCGGCACCGAGGGCGGGCTGGCCGGCCCCGGCGGCGGCGACGGCGCCAACGGCAGGGCGGTCAGCGCCGGGCACCGCGGCGTGGTCTCCGGCTCCGAGCGCGCGGCCCTGACCGCCGGCGAGCCGGTCGCCCTGGGCGGCTTCAAGGTCGGCACCGTCCCCGGCACCACCGGCCGGGTCTCGGTCGAGGTCACCGACGTCCCGGCCGGCGAGGGCGACAAGGGCGGCGAGGCGGCGGACCGCTTCCGGCTGGTCGTCTCGGTCGACGACAAGGTCACCGAGACCTTCGACGTCTCGGCCAACAAGAAGGCCGGCCGCTCCTACGTCACCACCCAGGTGCGCGAGCGCTCCAAGTTCATCACTGTGGAGGAGGCCGGCACCGGCACGCTGGCCCGCCCGGACAACCAGACCGTGCAGGTGCCCGCCGGCGCCCCGGCCGGCGGCGCCCCGGCCGCCGAGCCCGCCGCCCCGGTGTCCACCGGCTCCTACATCGGCGACTCCGCCGACCGCACCGGCTTCGGCGGCCTGGAGGCGATCGACGAGATCACCATGGTCGCGGTCCCGGACCTGATGTCGGCCTACCTGCAGGGCACCATCTCCGAGGAGGAGGTCAAGGCGGTCCAGACCGCCCTGATCGGGCACTGCGAGCTGATGGGCGACCGGGTCGCGATCATCGACCCGCTGCCGAACCTCAACGCCCAGCAGATCCGCGCCTGGCGTCAGACCGGCGCCGGCTACGACTCGCACTACGCGGCCATGTACTACCCCTGGATCCGGGTCTTCGACCCGGCGGTCGGCAAGTCGATCGCGGTCCCGCCGTCCGGCCACATGGCCGGCGTCTGGGCCCGCAACGACGCCGAGCGCGGCGTCCACAAGGCCCCGGCCAACGAGGTCGTGCGCGGCGCGGTGGACCTGGAACTGCAGATCACCAAGGGCGAGCAGGACCTGCTCAACCCGATCGGCGTGAACTGCATCCGCGCCTTCCCCGGCCGCGGCATCCGGGTCTGGGGCGCGCGCACCCTGTCCTCGGACCCGGCGTGGCGCTACCTGAACGTGCGCCGCTACTTCAACTACCTGGAGGAGTCGATCCTCACCGGGACCCAGTGGGTGGTGTTCGAGCCGAACGACCAGGCGCTGTGGGCCCGGGTGCGCCGCAACATCTCGGCGTTCCTGACCAACGAGTGGCGCGGCGGCGCGCTGTTCGGCTCCCGCGCCGACGACTCCTTCTTCGTCAAATGCGACGAGGAGACCAACCCGCCGGAGTCGGTGGACGTCGGCCGGGTGATCTGCGAGATCGGCATCGCCCCGGTCAAGCCCGCGGAGTTCGTGGTCTTCCGGCTGGCGCAGATCTCCGGCGGCGGCAGCGAACTGGAGGAGTGA